CTATCTCGGCACTGGTCAATCTCGGCTATGCTCAGGCGCAGGCGGCGCAGGCTGTGTCGCGGGCTGTGACCAAGGCGGGAGACGATGCTCCGGGGGCGGAGCAATTGATCCGCATGGGGCTGAAGGAATTGGCCGGGTGATCCGGCCAGGTAAGGGAAAGTGATGTCGGACCGCGTGGTGCATGCGGATTTCCAGGCCGAGGACGGGGCGGACCAGAATATCCGTCCCGGGGCGCTGGATGCTTTTGTCGGCCAGGCGCGGGCGAAGGAGAACCTGTCTGTCTTCATCCAGGCGGCGCGGGCGCGCGATGAAGCGATGGATCATGTGCTGCTGTCAGGCCCGCCGGGCCTGGGCAAGACGACGATGGCGCAGATCGTGGCGCGGGAGCTGGGCGTCAATTTCCGTTCCACCTCGGGGCCTGTGATCGCCAAGGCGGGGGATCTGGCGGCGCTTCTGACCAATCTCGAACCGCGGGATGTGCTGTTCATTGACGAGATTCACCGTCTGTCTCCGGCGGTGGAAGAAATTCTTTATCCGGCGATGGAGGATTTCGAGCTTGATCTGATCATCGGCGAGGGACCGGCGGCGCGGTCGGTGAAGATCGACCTTGCGCCTTTCACGCTGGTGGGCGCGACGACGCGGGCCGGGCTTCTGACCACGCCGCTAAGGGACCGGTTCGGCATTCCGGTGCGGCTTGAATTTTATACCGACGACGAGCTTGAGAAGATCGTGAGCCGGGCGGCAACGATCCTGGATGCGCCGCTGACGCGCGACGGGGCACTCGAGATCGCGCGCCGGTCGCGCGGGACGCCGCGGGTGGCGGGGCGGCTTTTGCGGCGGGTCCGTGATTTCGCGGCGGTGGCGGGGGCGACCGAGATCAACGCCGTGACCGCTGACAAGGCGCTGAACCGGCTTGAAGTGGACAATCGCGGGCTTGATAGCCTCGATCACCGCTATCTGCGGACCGTGGCGCTGAAGTTCGGCGGCGGCCCGGTGGGCGTGGAAACGATCGCCGCTGCCCTGTCGGAAGCGCGGGACGCGATCGAGGAAGTGATTGAGCCCTATCTCATTCAGCAGGGCTTCGTGCAGCGGACGCCGCGCGGGCGTCTGCTGACCGGTGCCGCCTTCGAGCATCTGGGACTGAGCATACCGGCGACGTTCGAGGGCGTTCAGACGCGGCTTTTTGAAGATGAGTGATCGGGTGGCGGACGAGCTGGGCCCGGCGGGCAGCCTGAGCGATGACGGGCTGCATGTGATGCCGGTGCGGGTCTATTACGAGGATACGGATGCGTCCGGCATCGTCTATCACGCGAATTATCTGCGCTTCATCGAGCGGGCGCGCACGGATGTGCTGCGCTGCGCGGGGCTGGACCACCGGCGGATGATGGATGCCGAGGATTCAACGGCTTTTGCCGTGCGGCAGATGGACATCCGGTTTCACGCGCCGGCGCGGCTGGATGATGCGCTGGAGGTGCGCACCCGGTTCACGGAACTGAGGGGCGCGCGCATCCGGGCGGCGCAGAGCGTGTGGCGCGGGGAGACGTTGCTGTTCGAGGCGCAGGTGGAAGTCGCAGTGCTGGATGGAGCGGGCCGGGCCCGCAGAATTCCGGCATTTGTGCGCGACGCGCTTGCCGCCTATGTTGGTTAACACGCTGGATGTGGACCAATCTGTTTCGGGGCGCTTCGTTGCGGCGGCACACGCCGCAGTTTCGACACAAAATCACGGGAACAAGGCGGAAAGGGCGGGATGCCGTGACTTTCCGGCTGAATATCTTTGTGCCGCGCGGCAGCTCTGCCGCGGGCGAAAATCGCTGCCCCTGAGGCGGCGAACAGGACACGAACCCAAGACCAGGACGGGGTGACGATGGAGCCGGATCTCATCACCAACGCGGCGGCGCAGGTCGCCGAGACGGATTTTTCACTGATAAGCCTGTTTCTGCGGGCGGATATCGTGGTCAAGGCGGTGATGATCGGGCTGTTCGCGGCATCGATCTGGAGCTGGGCGATCATCTTCGAGAAATGGGGCCGGCTGCGGACCGTCAACCGTAAGGCCGAGCGCTTCGAGCAGGTGTTCTGGTCGGGCCAGTCGCTTGAGGACATCTACCAGAATATGGGCCACCGGCCTGACCACCCGATGTCGACGCTTTTCGTGGCGGCGATGCGGGAGTGGCGGCGGTCGGCTGAAATCGGTTCGCGGGCCATTCACGGGCTGCAGGAACGTATCGACCGGGTGATGACCGTCTCGATCGCACGGGAAACGGCGCGGCTGGAGCGGGGGCTTCTGTTTCTGGCCACTGTTGGTGCCACGGCGCCCTTCATCGGGCTGTTCGGCACGGTGTGGGGTATCATGAACTCCTTCCAGGCGATTGCCGCGACGCGCGACACGAACCTTGCCGTGGTGGCGCCGGGCATTGCCGAAGCGCTGTTCGCCACGGGGCTTGGCCTTTTGGCCGCCATTCCGGCGGTGATCGCCTACAACGCCTTTTCCACCTCGCTGAACCGCTACGCGACGCGGCTTGACGGGTTTGCGGACGAGTTCTCCGCCATCCTGTCCCGTCAGATCGACGAAACCCGCGAAGGAGCCTGACCATGGCAGCCGGTCCGATGAAGCCGGCGGGGGGCGGCGGAGGCTCATCACGCCGCCGCAGCCGCCGTCCGCGCGCGCCGATGAGCGAAATCAATGTCACGCCCTTTGTGGACGTGATGCTGGTGCTGCTCATCGTCTTCATGGTGGCCGCCCCGTTGCTGACGGTGGGGGTGCCCATCGATCTGCCGCAGACGAAGTCGCAACCGCTCCAGGAAGACACGGAGCCGCTGACGGTGACGGTGAACGCGGATGGGGAAATCTATCTGCAGGAAACCGTGGTCGAGATCGACGAGCTGTCGTCGCGCCTGCTTGCCATCGCCAAGGGCGGCTACGAAGAGCGCGTCTATGTGCGCGGCGACAAGAACGTGGCCTATGGCGACATCATGCAGGTGATGGGCACGCTGTCGTCGGCTGGTTTCCGGCGCATCGGCATGGTGACCGAACAGAGCGCACCTGACAGCGCGGACAAGAGGTAACCGGGAGCAGATGCGCGGCGGCGTTCTCATCTCCGGTCTGTTGCATGTGGCACTCGTGGTGATCGCGATTGTGGGCCTGCCTGCGCCGTCGCTTGCGCCCGTCGATGTGGCACAGCCCATTCCGATCGAGATCGTCGAGATCGATGAATTCACCCGCATCACCCGGGAGCCGGAACCTGAAGCTCAACCGGCCCCGCCGGAACCTGAGCCCGAACCGGAGCCGCAGGATGCACCGGAGCCGGAGCCCGAGCCGCAGCCGGAACCCGAACCCGTCTCCGAGCCGGAGCCTGCGCCGGCGCCTAAACCCACCCCGGCACCGGCCCCCGAGCCTGAACCCGCTCCGGCTCCTGAGCCTGAGCCCGTTCCCGCGCCTGAGCCCGAACCTGCGCCTGAGCCTGAGCCGGAGCCGGAAGAAAAAGTGAATGTGGCGCCGCCCGCACCGCCTGCGCCGCGCCTGCGCCCCACGCCACCCAAGCCCGTGGTGCAGGAGCGCAAGCCAGCTTTTGATCCCGGCCGCATCGCCGCCCTGCTCGACAAGCTGCCGGAAGAGCGCAAGCCCGCCCCCCAGCGGCCGCAGCCTGCACCGGAAACCCCGCAGCAGCCGCGCATCGGGGCGCAGACATCGCTGACGATCTCAGAGCTTGATGCAATCCGGCAACAGATCAGCCAGTGCTGGTCACCGCCGGTCGGTGCCACAAATGCGGCTGATTTGGTGGTCACCATGCTGATATGGCTGAACCCGGACGGTTCCCTGGCGCGTCCCCCGCAGGTGAAGGGCGGACCGCTGGTGCCGTCCTCGTATCAGCGGGCTGCCCAGGATGCGGCGCTGCGCGCGGTTCGGCGCTGTGCGCCTTACCGTCTGCCGGTAGAAAAGTATTCGTCCTGGCGCGAAATCGAATTGACGTTTGACCCCAGCCGCATGTTCGGCGGCTAAGGTCAATCTAACCGAATGATCCGGGAGACGGATATGATCGCTGGCAACACGGAACGTCGGGGGACGCGTTTTATGGGGTGGGTGCCTGTTATCGTGCTGGCTGTGCTGATGATGCCCGGGGCGGCGCTGGCGCAGCTGAAGATCGACATCACGCAAGGCAATATCGAGCCGCTGCCACTGGCGGTGACCGACTTCGTCGGCAGCGATGAGGCGGCCGCTGAAACGGGTGACAAGATGGCCGGTGTGATCCGCGCCAATCTCGAGCGCTCGGGCCTGTTCCGGCCGATCAGCGAAGCGGCCTTCATCGAAAAGATTTCTGACCCCAACACGGCGCCGCGCTTCGGTGACTGGCGCATTCTTGATGCCCAGGCGCTGCTGACGGGCGGTGTGACCCAGGAAGCGGACGGTCGGCTGCGTGTCGAGTTCCGGCTGTGGGACGTGTTTGGCGAAGAGCAGTTGATCGGCCTGCAGTACTTCACCAAGCCGGACAATTGGCGGCGGGTGTCGCACATCATTTCTGACGCCATTTATGAGCGGCTGACGGGCGAGACCGGCTATTTCGATACGCGCATCGTGTTCGTGTCGGAAGCAGGCCAGAAGGGCCAGCGGGTGAAGCGGCTGACCCTGATGGACCAGGACGGGCACAATCCGCGCTTCCTGACCAATGGCAGTTCGCTGGTCCTGACGCCGCGCTTCTCTCCGACCAATCAGGAGATCACGTACCTCTCCTATGCGGGGGGCAGCCCGCGAGTCTATCTCTACAATATCGAGACGCGCCAGCAGGAAGTGGTGGGCGAGTTTCCGGGCATGACCTTCGCGCCGCGCTTCTCGCCGGATGGCGACAAGGTGATCATGAGCCTGCAGCGCGGCGGCAATGCCAATATCTATGAGCTCGACCTGCGCACGCGGGCGACGCGGCGGCTGACCAACTCCCCGTCGATCGATACGTCGCCCTCCTACGGGCCGGCGGGGCGTGAAATCACCTTTGAAAGCGACCGGGGCGGCACGCAGCAGATTTATGTGATGAATGCGGATGGCTCGAATGTCCGCCGCATCAGTTTCGGCGAGGGACGCTATTCCACGCCGATCTGGTCGCCGCGCGGAGATCTGATCGCGTTCACCAAGCAGTATAAGGGCCGCTTCCTCATCGGGGTCATGCGCCCGGACGGCACCGGCGAGCGCATTCTGACCGAGGGCTATCACAATGAGGGGCCCACCTGGGCGCCCAATGGCCGCGTGCTCATGTTCTTCCGCGAGACACCGGGGGAGCGGGGCGGGCCGTCGCTTTGGTCGGTGGATCTCACCGGCTACAACGAAAGGCAGGTTCCGACGCCGGGATTCGGCTCGGACCCGGCTTGGTCTCCCTTGATCCGCTAGGGTGGTTGCGGCTACCGTCCAGCCTTGGGATCCAAGGGCATTTAGGGGTGTTTCCGGCGTATCTGTCCCATCCGGGGCGAAATGATTGGAAAC
The sequence above is drawn from the Pyruvatibacter mobilis genome and encodes:
- the ruvB gene encoding Holliday junction branch migration DNA helicase RuvB: MSDRVVHADFQAEDGADQNIRPGALDAFVGQARAKENLSVFIQAARARDEAMDHVLLSGPPGLGKTTMAQIVARELGVNFRSTSGPVIAKAGDLAALLTNLEPRDVLFIDEIHRLSPAVEEILYPAMEDFELDLIIGEGPAARSVKIDLAPFTLVGATTRAGLLTTPLRDRFGIPVRLEFYTDDELEKIVSRAATILDAPLTRDGALEIARRSRGTPRVAGRLLRRVRDFAAVAGATEINAVTADKALNRLEVDNRGLDSLDHRYLRTVALKFGGGPVGVETIAAALSEARDAIEEVIEPYLIQQGFVQRTPRGRLLTGAAFEHLGLSIPATFEGVQTRLFEDE
- the ybgC gene encoding tol-pal system-associated acyl-CoA thioesterase is translated as MSDRVADELGPAGSLSDDGLHVMPVRVYYEDTDASGIVYHANYLRFIERARTDVLRCAGLDHRRMMDAEDSTAFAVRQMDIRFHAPARLDDALEVRTRFTELRGARIRAAQSVWRGETLLFEAQVEVAVLDGAGRARRIPAFVRDALAAYVG
- the tolQ gene encoding protein TolQ, whose translation is MEPDLITNAAAQVAETDFSLISLFLRADIVVKAVMIGLFAASIWSWAIIFEKWGRLRTVNRKAERFEQVFWSGQSLEDIYQNMGHRPDHPMSTLFVAAMREWRRSAEIGSRAIHGLQERIDRVMTVSIARETARLERGLLFLATVGATAPFIGLFGTVWGIMNSFQAIAATRDTNLAVVAPGIAEALFATGLGLLAAIPAVIAYNAFSTSLNRYATRLDGFADEFSAILSRQIDETREGA
- the tolR gene encoding protein TolR, with protein sequence MAAGPMKPAGGGGGSSRRRSRRPRAPMSEINVTPFVDVMLVLLIVFMVAAPLLTVGVPIDLPQTKSQPLQEDTEPLTVTVNADGEIYLQETVVEIDELSSRLLAIAKGGYEERVYVRGDKNVAYGDIMQVMGTLSSAGFRRIGMVTEQSAPDSADKR
- a CDS encoding cell envelope integrity protein TolA translates to MRGGVLISGLLHVALVVIAIVGLPAPSLAPVDVAQPIPIEIVEIDEFTRITREPEPEAQPAPPEPEPEPEPQDAPEPEPEPQPEPEPVSEPEPAPAPKPTPAPAPEPEPAPAPEPEPVPAPEPEPAPEPEPEPEEKVNVAPPAPPAPRLRPTPPKPVVQERKPAFDPGRIAALLDKLPEERKPAPQRPQPAPETPQQPRIGAQTSLTISELDAIRQQISQCWSPPVGATNAADLVVTMLIWLNPDGSLARPPQVKGGPLVPSSYQRAAQDAALRAVRRCAPYRLPVEKYSSWREIELTFDPSRMFGG
- the tolB gene encoding Tol-Pal system beta propeller repeat protein TolB, yielding MGWVPVIVLAVLMMPGAALAQLKIDITQGNIEPLPLAVTDFVGSDEAAAETGDKMAGVIRANLERSGLFRPISEAAFIEKISDPNTAPRFGDWRILDAQALLTGGVTQEADGRLRVEFRLWDVFGEEQLIGLQYFTKPDNWRRVSHIISDAIYERLTGETGYFDTRIVFVSEAGQKGQRVKRLTLMDQDGHNPRFLTNGSSLVLTPRFSPTNQEITYLSYAGGSPRVYLYNIETRQQEVVGEFPGMTFAPRFSPDGDKVIMSLQRGGNANIYELDLRTRATRRLTNSPSIDTSPSYGPAGREITFESDRGGTQQIYVMNADGSNVRRISFGEGRYSTPIWSPRGDLIAFTKQYKGRFLIGVMRPDGTGERILTEGYHNEGPTWAPNGRVLMFFRETPGERGGPSLWSVDLTGYNERQVPTPGFGSDPAWSPLIR